The sequence GGTCTGAAGGGGCCGCGCTCCCAGGTCGCTCGACGCCTCGATCTGCGAGGGGCTGATACGCCGTAGCCGCGCCACGACGTTGTTATAGACCGTCACGATGCAGAAGGTGGCGTGTCCGAGAACGATGGTCAGGGTGCCGGGTTCCAGCCCCACGCGCTTGATGGTTGTCAGAAGCGCGATGCCGGTGACGATGCCGGGAAGCGCGATAGGCAGCGTGATCAGGAGGCTGAAGGCGTCTTTGCCCCGGAAGTGCGAGCGGCTCATGGCGGCCGCCGCCAGACTGCCCAGCAGCAGCGCCAGCAGCGTGGCGAAGCAGGCTACCCGCACGCTCAGCCACAGCGCCGCCCACATATCGGTGCGGGCGAAGGCGACGCCGAACCATCTGAGGGTCAGACCGGGCGGCGGAAAGGTATAGGTGCGGTCTTCGGAGGTAAACGCGTACAGGATGATGAGCAGCAGCGGAATGTGCAGAAAGGCCGCGCCTATCCACGCGGCGGCTTTCAGGCCAGTCGAGGGGCGATTCATACGGCGGAACGCCTGTGGGACAGCAGGAGCGGGTTACAGGGCATCGAAGGCCCCCAGCCGCCGCGCCAGCGCCAGATACAGCATCACGATCACGATTGGAACGACGCTGAAGGCGGCTGCCAGCGGCAGATTTCCGGCAGTGCCCTGCTGGGTGTACACCATCTGACCGATGAAATACCCCGGTGCGCCCACCACGCCCGGAATGATGTAGTCGCCCAGCGTGAGCGAGAAGGTGAAGATGCTGCCCGCCGCCACACCCGGCAGACTGAGGGGGAAAATCACGCGCCAGAAGGTCTGGAAGGGACGTGCACCCAGATCGGCACTCGCCTGCACCAGCGAGGTCGGCACGCGTTCGAGGGCGGCCTGAATCGGCAGGATCATATAGGGCAGCCACACGTACACGAACACCAGGAACATGCCCAGATAGCTGCTCGACAGGCTGGGGCCACCCAACACCGGCACACTCAGCGCGCCGTCCAGCAGCCAGGTCAGGTGAAGTTTCGCCAGCACCCAGCTCAGCACGCCTTCCTGCGCCAGAATCAGCCGCCACGCATAGACGCGCACCAGATAGCTGGCCCACAGC is a genomic window of Deinococcus sp. KNUC1210 containing:
- a CDS encoding ABC transporter permease — protein: MSVPATVPRRRLGRGALMTLLLLAPPLLWLGVVYLGSLLGLLQYGFYSIDDFTAQLVQTFTWATFASLFSTPSNLDVILRTLLMSVAVTLACALIAFPIARYVALLRGRSKAVWVVLVTLPLWASYLVRVYAWRLILAQEGVLSWVLAKLHLTWLLDGALSVPVLGGPSLSSSYLGMFLVFVYVWLPYMILPIQAALERVPTSLVQASADLGARPFQTFWRVIFPLSLPGVAAGSIFTFSLTLGDYIIPGVVGAPGYFIGQMVYTQQGTAGNLPLAAAFSVVPIVIVMLYLALARRLGAFDAL
- a CDS encoding ABC transporter permease, which codes for MNRPSTGLKAAAWIGAAFLHIPLLLIILYAFTSEDRTYTFPPPGLTLRWFGVAFARTDMWAALWLSVRVACFATLLALLLGSLAAAAMSRSHFRGKDAFSLLITLPIALPGIVTGIALLTTIKRVGLEPGTLTIVLGHATFCIVTVYNNVVARLRRISPSQIEASSDLGARPLQTFRYVLLPHLATALLAGGLLSFALSFDEVIVTTFTAGSQQTLPIWMFGELFKPRDRPVTNVVAILVMLVTLLPILLTQRLSSGGDDMHGGGKSS